The following proteins come from a genomic window of Nostoc sp. ATCC 53789:
- the hemB gene encoding porphobilinogen synthase produces MFPTHRPRRLRTHPQLRRMVRETVLTTSDLIYPLFAVPGEGIANEVKSMPGVYQLSVDKIVEEAKEVYDLGIPSIILFGIPSDKDVDATGAWHDCGIVQKAATAVKAAVPDLIVIADTCLCEYTSHGHCGYLQVGDLTGRVLNDPTLELLKKTAVSQAKAGADIIAPSGMMDGFVQAIRQGLDEAGFQDTPILSYAAKYASGYYGPFRDAADSTPQFGDRRTYQMDPGNAREAIKEIELDIAEGADMLMVKPALAYMDIIWRVKEASNLPVAAYNVSGEYAMVKAAALNGWIDEERVVMETLTGFKRAGADLILTYHAKDAARWLK; encoded by the coding sequence ATGTTTCCTACACACCGCCCCCGTCGTCTGCGTACCCATCCTCAACTGCGCCGGATGGTTCGTGAAACTGTTTTAACAACAAGCGATTTAATTTACCCATTATTTGCCGTACCAGGTGAGGGAATCGCTAATGAGGTGAAATCCATGCCCGGAGTCTACCAACTTTCGGTAGATAAAATTGTTGAAGAAGCAAAAGAAGTTTACGACTTAGGAATTCCTTCTATTATTTTATTTGGTATTCCATCTGATAAAGATGTAGATGCAACTGGTGCTTGGCATGATTGCGGTATCGTCCAAAAAGCAGCGACGGCGGTAAAAGCAGCAGTGCCAGATTTGATTGTAATTGCTGATACTTGTTTGTGTGAGTACACCAGCCACGGTCATTGTGGTTATCTACAAGTTGGTGATTTAACAGGACGAGTTTTAAATGACCCAACTCTGGAATTGTTGAAGAAAACAGCAGTTTCTCAAGCCAAAGCCGGTGCCGATATCATCGCGCCTTCGGGGATGATGGATGGGTTTGTGCAAGCAATTCGTCAGGGTTTGGATGAAGCAGGATTTCAAGACACGCCGATTTTGTCTTATGCTGCTAAGTATGCTTCGGGTTATTATGGCCCATTTCGCGATGCCGCAGACTCAACACCGCAATTTGGCGACAGAAGAACTTACCAAATGGACCCTGGTAACGCCCGCGAAGCAATTAAAGAGATTGAATTGGATATCGCCGAAGGTGCTGATATGCTCATGGTTAAGCCAGCCTTGGCATACATGGATATTATCTGGCGGGTGAAAGAAGCGAGTAACTTACCAGTTGCGGCTTACAATGTTTCTGGTGAGTATGCGATGGTGAAAGCTGCGGCTCTCAACGGTTGGATTGATGAAGAGCGCGTGGTTATGGAAACTTTAACTGGGTTTAAACGGGCTGGTGCAGACTTGATTTTGACCTACCATGCCAAAGATGCGGCGCGATGGTTAAAGTAA
- the prfC gene encoding peptide chain release factor 3, with protein MSTELQSELIQAVELRRNFAIISHPDAGKTTLTEKLLLYGGAIHEAGAVKARRAQRKATSDWMAMEQQRGISITSTVLQFEYQKCQINLLDTPGHQDFSEDTYRTLAAADNAVMLIDAAKGLEPQTRKLFEVCKLRGIPIFTFINKLDRPGREPLELLDEIEQELGLQTYAVNWPIGMGDRFKGVFDRHKQQIHLFERSAHGSREARDTIVELGDPRIEEKLEQSLYYQLKNDLELLDGVGPELDLQLVHEGKMTPVFFGSAMTNFGVELFLKYFLEYALKPGSHYSSVGEVAPTYPEFSGFVFKLQANMDPKHRDRVAFIRVCTGKFEKDMMVNHARIGKLIRLSRPQKLFAQERESIDVAYPGDVIGLNNPGVFAIGDTIYTGQKLEYEGIPYFSPELFASLRNPNPSKSKQFQKGVAELREEGAVQIMYSTDEAKRDPILAAVGQLQFEVVQFRLQNEYGVETILDLLPYSVARWVEGGWEALEKVGRIFNTTTVKDSMGRPVLLFRNEWNCQQLLGDHPELKLSAIAPVFSSQQPVEE; from the coding sequence ATGTCTACTGAACTTCAGTCTGAACTTATTCAAGCGGTTGAACTGCGCCGCAACTTTGCGATTATATCTCACCCCGATGCGGGTAAAACGACACTAACAGAAAAGCTACTCCTGTACGGGGGTGCAATTCACGAAGCTGGGGCGGTTAAGGCGCGACGGGCACAGCGTAAGGCTACCTCTGACTGGATGGCGATGGAGCAACAACGGGGTATTTCTATTACCTCCACAGTGTTGCAATTTGAATACCAAAAGTGTCAAATAAATTTATTAGACACTCCCGGACACCAAGATTTCAGTGAAGATACTTATCGCACTCTCGCCGCCGCCGATAATGCGGTGATGTTAATTGATGCGGCAAAAGGTTTGGAACCCCAAACGCGTAAATTGTTTGAAGTGTGTAAGTTGCGGGGTATCCCGATTTTTACATTTATCAACAAGCTCGATCGCCCCGGAAGGGAACCTCTGGAACTGTTGGATGAAATTGAGCAAGAATTAGGATTGCAAACCTATGCAGTCAACTGGCCGATTGGTATGGGCGATCGCTTTAAAGGTGTTTTTGACCGACACAAACAACAAATACACCTGTTTGAACGCAGTGCCCACGGTAGCCGAGAAGCCCGTGATACCATAGTCGAATTAGGCGATCCGAGAATAGAAGAGAAGCTAGAACAAAGTCTGTACTACCAACTGAAAAATGATTTAGAACTGCTAGATGGAGTTGGGCCAGAACTAGATTTACAGTTGGTACACGAAGGCAAAATGACACCTGTGTTTTTTGGTAGTGCCATGACCAACTTTGGGGTAGAGTTATTCCTCAAGTATTTCCTCGAATATGCCCTCAAACCCGGTTCTCACTACAGCAGTGTAGGTGAAGTTGCCCCTACATACCCGGAATTTTCAGGATTTGTCTTTAAACTACAAGCAAATATGGACCCGAAACACCGCGATCGCGTCGCATTTATCCGGGTCTGTACTGGTAAGTTTGAAAAAGATATGATGGTGAATCACGCCCGCATTGGTAAACTCATCCGTCTGTCTCGCCCGCAAAAACTCTTTGCTCAAGAGCGGGAATCGATTGATGTGGCTTATCCTGGCGATGTGATCGGTTTGAACAATCCCGGTGTTTTTGCGATCGGGGATACAATTTACACAGGACAAAAGCTCGAATATGAGGGAATTCCGTATTTTTCGCCGGAACTGTTCGCATCTCTGAGGAATCCCAACCCCTCGAAGTCTAAACAATTCCAAAAAGGCGTTGCGGAATTGCGAGAAGAAGGTGCTGTGCAAATTATGTATTCAACTGATGAAGCCAAGCGCGATCCAATTTTGGCGGCGGTGGGTCAGTTGCAATTTGAAGTAGTGCAGTTTCGCTTACAAAACGAGTATGGTGTAGAAACCATATTAGATTTATTGCCCTACAGTGTCGCCCGTTGGGTTGAGGGTGGTTGGGAAGCATTAGAAAAGGTGGGAAGAATATTCAATACCACTACAGTTAAAGACAGCATGGGACGGCCAGTGTTGCTATTCCGCAATGAATGGAATTGTCAACAGTTACTGGGCGACCATCCAGAGTTAAAATTAAGCGCGATCGCTCCAGTATTTTCTAGTCAACAACCAGTGGAGGAATGA
- a CDS encoding SufE family protein — MSSTLDSLPPALAKIVQRFQRASEPKRRYEQLIWYAQKLNEFPEAEKLPENKVPGCVSQVYITATLNDGKVVFQGESDSQLTKGLVGLLVEGLQGLTPTEIVQLTPDFIQETGLNVSLTPSRANGFYNIFKTMQKKALECKLDLPS; from the coding sequence ATGTCCTCAACTCTAGATTCTTTGCCACCTGCGCTTGCTAAAATTGTCCAGCGCTTTCAACGCGCTTCCGAACCGAAGCGGCGCTACGAACAGCTAATCTGGTATGCTCAGAAGCTCAATGAGTTCCCAGAAGCTGAGAAATTACCTGAAAATAAAGTTCCTGGTTGCGTGTCTCAAGTTTATATCACAGCAACTTTGAATGACGGTAAGGTTGTGTTTCAGGGCGAGTCTGATTCCCAGTTAACCAAAGGTTTAGTAGGGCTGCTAGTTGAAGGATTACAGGGACTAACGCCAACTGAAATTGTCCAACTTACCCCAGATTTTATTCAAGAAACAGGCTTAAACGTTAGTCTGACACCTTCCCGCGCTAATGGATTTTACAACATTTTTAAAACCATGCAAAAAAAAGCGTTGGAATGTAAGTTAGATTTGCCTAGCTAA
- a CDS encoding alpha-ketoacid dehydrogenase subunit beta, which translates to MAETLFFNALREAIDEEMARDSSVFVLGEDVGHYGGSYKVTKDLYQKYGELRILDTPIAENSFTGMAVGAAMTGLRPIIEGMNMGFLLLAFNQISNNAGMLRYTSGGNFKIPMVIRGPGGVGRQLGAEHSQRLETYFQAVPGLKIVACSTPRNAKGLLKSAIRDDNPVLFFEHVLLYNLKEDLPEEEYLLPLDKAEVVRQGKDVTIITYSRMRHHVLQAVKTLEKQGYDPEVIDLISLKPLDFDTIGASVRKTHKVIVVEESMRTAGIGAEVIASINDRLFDELDAPVLRLSSQDIPTPYNGNLERLTIIQPEQIVEAVEKMVALRV; encoded by the coding sequence ATGGCAGAAACACTATTCTTCAACGCCTTACGCGAAGCCATTGATGAAGAAATGGCCCGTGACTCCAGCGTATTCGTTCTCGGTGAAGACGTAGGACACTACGGCGGTTCCTACAAAGTTACCAAAGACCTGTACCAAAAATATGGCGAACTCCGCATTCTAGACACCCCCATCGCCGAAAATAGCTTCACTGGTATGGCAGTAGGGGCAGCCATGACTGGCTTACGTCCCATCATCGAAGGCATGAATATGGGCTTTTTATTGCTCGCCTTCAACCAAATATCCAACAACGCTGGGATGCTGCGCTATACTTCTGGCGGTAACTTTAAAATTCCGATGGTAATTCGCGGCCCTGGGGGTGTTGGAAGGCAGCTAGGTGCAGAACATTCGCAACGATTAGAAACTTACTTCCAAGCTGTGCCAGGCTTGAAGATTGTTGCCTGCTCCACACCAAGAAACGCCAAAGGACTACTAAAATCGGCAATCCGCGATGATAACCCGGTGTTGTTCTTTGAACACGTTTTGCTTTACAACTTGAAAGAAGATTTACCAGAAGAAGAATATTTACTACCCTTAGATAAAGCCGAAGTTGTGCGTCAAGGAAAGGATGTCACAATTATCACTTATTCTCGGATGCGGCATCATGTGCTGCAAGCAGTAAAAACACTTGAAAAACAAGGTTACGATCCAGAAGTTATTGATTTAATATCTCTCAAGCCATTAGATTTTGATACAATTGGTGCATCAGTACGTAAAACCCATAAAGTCATTGTTGTGGAAGAATCCATGCGAACTGCGGGTATTGGAGCAGAAGTCATCGCCTCAATCAACGATCGCTTATTTGATGAATTAGATGCGCCAGTACTGCGGCTTTCTTCTCAAGATATCCCCACGCCTTACAACGGCAATCTAGAACGACTAACAATCATCCAACCAGAGCAAATCGTAGAAGCTGTGGAAAAAATGGTGGCGTTGCGGGTTTAG
- a CDS encoding alpha/beta hydrolase, producing MSTNLLSTSIATGFGGVVQEYFWNWENQQLRVVYETLGKGSPLLLLPSFSSVSTRLEVGELAKLLAPNFQVVAIDWPGFGESSRPSLNYRPEIYQQFLEDFVKAVFNTPITVVAAGHAASYVLQLAVKSTAFSKIVLLAPTWRGPLPTMGASQQIAGIVRGLVRSPILGQALYKLNTTQSFLSLMYRRHVFTDAAKITPSFIEKKWHTTQQPGARFASAAFVTGNLDAVHEQSDFLELVQSLTVPLMVVIGESSPPKSREEMNALVVLPGVRSVVISGSLGLHEEYPAVVLEAVQDFLFSSEN from the coding sequence ATGTCAACCAATCTATTGTCTACCTCTATTGCTACTGGCTTTGGTGGAGTAGTTCAAGAATATTTCTGGAACTGGGAAAATCAGCAATTGCGAGTTGTTTATGAAACCCTTGGTAAAGGTTCACCGCTATTGCTACTACCATCTTTCAGCAGTGTTTCTACACGTTTGGAAGTCGGCGAACTTGCCAAGTTACTCGCTCCAAATTTTCAAGTTGTAGCCATAGATTGGCCTGGATTTGGTGAATCTTCTCGCCCTAGCTTGAATTACCGACCGGAAATATATCAGCAATTTCTGGAAGATTTTGTCAAAGCTGTTTTTAATACTCCCATTACTGTGGTGGCGGCTGGCCATGCTGCTAGTTACGTTTTACAATTAGCTGTGAAATCGACTGCTTTCTCAAAGATTGTATTGTTGGCTCCTACTTGGCGTGGGCCTTTGCCGACAATGGGGGCAAGTCAGCAAATAGCTGGCATTGTGAGAGGATTGGTGCGATCGCCTATACTTGGTCAAGCTCTCTACAAACTCAACACTACCCAATCTTTTTTAAGTTTGATGTACCGCCGTCATGTCTTTACTGACGCGGCTAAAATTACACCCAGTTTCATTGAGAAGAAGTGGCACACAACTCAACAACCAGGAGCGCGATTTGCATCTGCTGCCTTTGTAACTGGTAATCTTGATGCTGTACACGAACAATCTGATTTTTTGGAGCTTGTACAGTCTTTAACCGTACCGCTCATGGTAGTAATTGGGGAATCTAGCCCCCCAAAATCACGAGAAGAAATGAACGCTTTGGTAGTCTTACCAGGAGTGAGAAGTGTTGTTATCTCTGGTTCTCTGGGATTGCATGAAGAATACCCAGCAGTTGTTTTAGAAGCAGTTCAAGATTTTTTGTTCTCTTCAGAAAATTAA
- a CDS encoding M48 family metalloprotease: MPSHAKPSLEAGLIALKQGNYQTAIAQLEPIASSQNNGTASLQAQVGLVMAYARTGEVPKAIAISQNLIESNNPQVQEWAKRALEHLTKRKKRDQESKNVETGFVAFDNSTPDPPPDSPPVTPPVNPTLEEKPKDQVIETKSDDTPSMVPLPRLKATVATPLPPPAAPLNGFMGSVTRTQAKLFGVIYWRQAQRAKAWQPLRKPKLIPLRLLTAGTFIALFWVMREILKFVMGFINLTLVKLPYLEPLQLLYSNPTKLLLIVLVILIGVSPWLLDLLLANLYGQREFPKDVLNAHSREAVRVLQRCCQQRHWPLPKLRILPMAAPIILTYGSLPRNARIVVSQGLLEQLADDEIAIIYATQLGHIAHWDFSVMSLLLLVTLPIYKLYQQISELGDKISGIWRWPVTIVASLVYGLWGLLTGTGLWLSRLRLYYSDRVASEITGNPNALIRALLKISIGIAADIQKEEQTSWQLESLNLLTPVSHQQSLSLGTIASNLSFESFLKWDTANPYRQWFTINNSHSLMGDRIERLCKIARHWHLDTELHFASEPSRVKRQSFLLQIAPWLGIPLGFLFAALVWLTWQLAFVLKFLNLKWIYEDWSFITGCLLIGFSIGTVMRINSFFPDIKSATVQTDDYLPNLLADPSALPIDSVSVRLVGKLLGRQGTSNSLAQDLILQSSTGLVKLHHISWLGQSVNHQDLIGRQIIVTGWFRRGATPWIDVHTLETQSGKTIHSPHPIWSTFLAVAAQALGAYVFLTG, encoded by the coding sequence ATGCCTTCACATGCCAAACCGTCTTTGGAGGCTGGTTTAATTGCCCTCAAGCAGGGAAATTACCAAACAGCGATCGCTCAACTAGAACCTATTGCTAGCAGCCAAAATAATGGTACTGCTAGCTTACAAGCCCAGGTTGGTTTAGTGATGGCTTATGCTCGCACTGGCGAAGTTCCCAAAGCGATCGCTATTTCCCAGAATCTCATTGAGAGTAACAATCCGCAAGTTCAAGAGTGGGCAAAACGCGCTCTCGAACACCTGACAAAGCGTAAGAAACGCGATCAAGAATCAAAAAATGTCGAAACTGGATTTGTAGCGTTTGATAACTCAACTCCAGATCCTCCTCCAGATTCTCCCCCAGTTACCCCCCCGGTAAACCCTACATTAGAAGAAAAGCCAAAAGACCAAGTAATAGAAACCAAGAGCGACGACACCCCGTCGATGGTGCCACTACCTAGACTCAAAGCTACGGTGGCTACACCATTACCACCACCGGCTGCACCTTTAAACGGTTTCATGGGTTCTGTTACCCGCACCCAAGCTAAATTATTTGGTGTTATTTATTGGCGACAAGCACAACGCGCCAAAGCATGGCAACCTCTACGTAAACCAAAATTAATTCCCTTACGATTGCTAACAGCAGGAACATTCATTGCCTTATTTTGGGTGATGCGAGAAATCCTTAAGTTCGTAATGGGATTCATCAACCTGACTCTAGTCAAACTACCTTATCTGGAGCCGTTGCAGCTTTTATACAGCAACCCTACTAAATTGTTGCTAATAGTATTGGTGATTTTGATCGGAGTATCACCTTGGTTACTGGATCTGCTACTGGCTAACTTATATGGTCAGCGAGAATTTCCCAAAGATGTATTGAATGCCCATAGCCGCGAAGCTGTGCGGGTGCTACAACGTTGTTGTCAACAGCGCCACTGGCCGTTACCCAAACTGCGGATTTTACCAATGGCTGCACCAATTATCCTGACCTACGGTAGTTTACCACGTAATGCCAGGATTGTTGTGAGTCAAGGGCTATTAGAGCAACTGGCAGATGATGAAATCGCGATTATTTACGCCACGCAGCTAGGGCACATTGCTCACTGGGATTTCTCTGTGATGTCTTTGTTGCTGCTGGTGACACTACCAATTTATAAGCTTTATCAGCAAATATCAGAGTTGGGAGACAAAATATCAGGGATTTGGCGCTGGCCGGTGACAATTGTGGCTAGTCTTGTTTATGGACTTTGGGGTTTGCTAACTGGGACTGGATTGTGGTTGTCGCGGTTGCGGCTTTATTATAGCGATCGCGTCGCATCTGAAATCACCGGTAATCCCAACGCCCTGATTCGCGCTTTACTCAAAATTTCCATTGGCATTGCAGCTGATATTCAAAAAGAAGAACAGACCAGTTGGCAACTAGAAAGCTTAAATCTCTTGACACCAGTCAGCCACCAACAGAGCCTTTCTTTGGGCACTATTGCCAGCAATTTATCTTTTGAATCATTTTTGAAGTGGGATACTGCCAATCCATACCGCCAATGGTTTACGATTAATAACAGTCATTCTTTGATGGGCGATCGCATCGAACGCCTCTGCAAAATAGCCCGTCACTGGCATCTAGACACCGAACTACATTTTGCTAGCGAACCATCAAGGGTTAAGCGTCAGTCTTTCTTATTGCAAATCGCTCCCTGGCTGGGAATTCCTTTAGGGTTTCTGTTTGCAGCTTTGGTCTGGCTAACCTGGCAACTAGCATTCGTACTCAAGTTTTTAAATCTAAAGTGGATATATGAAGATTGGTCTTTCATTACAGGCTGCCTTCTAATTGGCTTTAGCATCGGTACAGTAATGCGGATTAATTCTTTTTTCCCTGACATCAAATCCGCTACTGTGCAAACTGATGACTACCTACCCAACCTATTAGCTGACCCTTCTGCCTTACCTATTGATAGCGTCAGTGTGCGTCTGGTGGGTAAACTATTAGGTCGTCAAGGTACTAGCAACTCTCTAGCACAAGATTTAATCCTCCAATCCAGCACAGGCTTGGTGAAATTACACCACATTTCTTGGCTAGGACAGTCAGTGAATCACCAGGATCTCATCGGTCGGCAAATTATCGTCACAGGTTGGTTCCGGCGAGGAGCAACACCTTGGATCGATGTCCACACCTTAGAAACTCAAAGTGGTAAAACTATTCATAGCCCTCATCCCATCTGGTCTACTTTTTTGGCAGTTGCAGCACAGGCTTTGGGCGCATACGTTTTTCTGACTGGTTAG
- a CDS encoding RNA-binding protein, producing the protein MSVRLYIGNLPKEEIDRQDLQAVFAAEGEAVTTKLIKDRKTGKCRGFGFLTVNNDEQADEIIEKYNGQMFKDTAIKLEKALPRTKGEEGDEQAPKPVTLAGSSTPTPSVNREGREGSRREKSSKKPRRGGGGGGSRDNSTTTTTDSDAIRPDPRWASELEKLKQMLAAQTTN; encoded by the coding sequence ATGTCCGTTCGCCTATATATAGGTAATTTGCCTAAAGAAGAAATCGATCGTCAAGATTTGCAAGCAGTTTTTGCAGCAGAAGGTGAAGCTGTAACTACTAAATTAATTAAAGACCGCAAAACTGGCAAATGCCGTGGTTTCGGTTTTCTTACCGTCAACAATGACGAACAAGCTGACGAAATCATTGAAAAGTATAATGGTCAGATGTTTAAAGACACCGCCATTAAGCTAGAAAAGGCATTACCTCGGACAAAGGGTGAAGAGGGCGACGAACAAGCTCCTAAACCAGTTACTCTGGCTGGTAGTAGTACGCCCACTCCTAGCGTTAATAGAGAAGGTAGAGAAGGTAGCCGTCGGGAGAAAAGCTCTAAAAAGCCCCGTCGTGGCGGCGGTGGCGGCGGTTCTCGCGACAACAGCACCACAACAACTACCGATTCAGACGCTATTCGTCCAGATCCTCGTTGGGCTTCGGAATTAGAAAAGCTGAAGCAGATGCTAGCTGCACAAACTACGAACTAA
- a CDS encoding GTP-binding protein, with amino-acid sequence MVADVIDNSVPVTVLTGYLGAGKTTLLNHILTYEHGKKVAVIVNEFGEVGIDNQLIIDADEEIFEMNNGCICCTVRGDLIRIIGNLMKRRDKFDHLVIETTGLADPAPVIQTFFVDEDLQSQLSLDAVVTVVDAKHIWQHWDADEAQEQIAFADVILLNKTDLVAPEELDELEKRIRAMNAIAKIYRTQNSELGMDALLGVKAFDLERALEIDPDFLGEDAHVHDETVYSVALVEAGAVDGEKLNTWLSELLRTQGPDIFRMKGILNIAGEDNRFVFQGVHMIFDGKPDRPWKPSETPKNELVFIGRNLDAAKLKQDFLACLA; translated from the coding sequence ATGGTGGCTGACGTAATCGACAATTCAGTTCCCGTTACTGTTCTTACAGGCTACTTGGGAGCAGGTAAAACGACTCTACTCAATCACATCCTCACCTACGAACACGGCAAAAAAGTTGCTGTGATTGTCAATGAATTTGGGGAAGTGGGTATTGATAATCAATTGATTATCGATGCAGATGAAGAAATATTTGAAATGAATAATGGCTGTATCTGTTGTACAGTGCGCGGCGATTTAATTCGCATCATTGGCAATTTGATGAAGCGGCGCGATAAATTTGACCATTTAGTAATTGAAACAACTGGATTGGCCGATCCAGCACCAGTGATTCAGACATTTTTTGTTGATGAAGATTTACAAAGCCAACTGTCTCTAGATGCGGTGGTGACGGTGGTAGATGCCAAGCATATTTGGCAGCACTGGGATGCAGACGAAGCCCAAGAACAGATTGCCTTTGCTGATGTAATTTTACTTAATAAAACAGATTTGGTAGCGCCAGAAGAGTTAGATGAATTAGAAAAACGGATTCGGGCGATGAATGCGATCGCAAAAATCTACCGCACCCAAAATTCTGAACTAGGAATGGATGCTTTGTTGGGTGTAAAAGCCTTTGATTTAGAACGCGCATTAGAAATTGATCCAGATTTCTTAGGCGAAGATGCCCATGTACACGATGAAACTGTCTATTCTGTGGCTTTAGTAGAAGCTGGTGCAGTTGATGGAGAAAAATTAAACACTTGGCTTTCAGAGTTACTGCGTACCCAAGGCCCCGATATTTTTCGGATGAAAGGCATTTTAAATATTGCTGGAGAAGATAATCGATTTGTATTCCAAGGGGTACACATGATATTTGATGGCAAACCCGATCGCCCCTGGAAACCCAGCGAAACTCCCAAAAATGAACTAGTCTTCATCGGTCGCAACCTTGATGCAGCAAAACTCAAGCAAGATTTTCTCGCTTGTCTAGCATAA
- a CDS encoding DUF4870 domain-containing protein — MYDTDKRKLLSALSHGAIFFSTTLVSVGVPIAILLVSDDPVVKENAKESINFHFNVWFYGAILGALFFLFGWLVLPLLLLGPLAGLGYLLHWGLTIWALIGVFSNPDIPFRYPYIFRFL, encoded by the coding sequence ATGTACGACACAGACAAGCGAAAGCTTCTATCAGCCTTGTCGCATGGAGCCATTTTTTTCAGCACAACATTGGTATCTGTCGGTGTACCTATCGCCATACTGCTTGTATCTGACGATCCTGTTGTTAAAGAAAACGCCAAAGAATCCATCAATTTCCACTTTAACGTCTGGTTTTATGGTGCAATTCTGGGAGCGCTGTTTTTTCTATTCGGCTGGTTAGTGTTACCTCTATTATTACTGGGGCCACTAGCTGGTCTGGGATATCTATTACACTGGGGATTAACAATTTGGGCGCTCATCGGAGTTTTCAGCAATCCTGATATACCCTTCCGTTATCCCTACATTTTCCGATTTCTTTAG